One Chitinophagales bacterium genomic window carries:
- a CDS encoding nucleotidyltransferase, with the protein MKPSLLILAAGSGSRYDGLKQLDSLGPHGETILDYSISDALQAGFGKVVLVIRKDFQKDFEEKIVSRWKGKAEIVFAYQEVNPVFQGLQVAKREKPWGVVHAVLSAKGKIHEPFAVVNADDFYGKNAFKQMADFLLSKCAANFYGLVVYPLGRTLSDYGAVSRGVCETSAAHTLTAICEFKNVKKTHGGITGVFNGQTKPLAPEACVSMNFWGLHPSFFDHAQKIFLEFVKQNASNPQAEMTLPDVIGILIGQGVVRVSVLPCSEEWFGVTYPEDRPDVIGKLQQINKSPNNEF; encoded by the coding sequence ATGAAGCCCTCTTTGTTGATACTTGCAGCCGGCTCCGGCAGCCGCTATGACGGGCTGAAACAATTAGACTCCCTGGGGCCCCATGGAGAGACTATCCTGGATTACTCCATAAGCGATGCCCTGCAGGCAGGATTTGGTAAGGTTGTTCTGGTAATCCGGAAAGATTTTCAAAAAGATTTTGAAGAAAAAATCGTCTCCCGCTGGAAAGGGAAAGCCGAAATTGTATTTGCTTATCAGGAAGTGAATCCGGTATTTCAAGGCTTGCAGGTTGCAAAAAGAGAAAAACCCTGGGGGGTCGTTCACGCTGTTCTTTCGGCTAAAGGTAAAATTCACGAACCTTTCGCAGTCGTCAATGCGGATGATTTCTATGGAAAAAACGCCTTTAAGCAAATGGCAGATTTCCTTCTGTCAAAATGTGCAGCAAACTTCTATGGACTGGTTGTTTATCCTTTAGGCCGTACCTTATCCGATTATGGCGCTGTTTCCCGCGGAGTTTGTGAAACTTCTGCCGCACACACGCTCACTGCCATCTGCGAGTTTAAAAATGTAAAGAAAACCCACGGAGGTATCACCGGAGTTTTCAACGGGCAAACTAAACCTCTCGCACCGGAAGCCTGTGTCTCCATGAATTTCTGGGGACTACATCCGTCATTCTTTGACCATGCACAAAAAATCTTTCTGGAGTTCGTCAAGCAAAACGCCAGCAATCCTCAGGCCGAGATGACGCTTCCTGATGTAATAGGCATCTTAATCGGCCAGGGAGTAGTGCGTGTTTCCGTGCTTCCCTGTTCAGAAGAATGGTTTGGCGTTACCTATCCCGAAGACAGGCCGGACGTCATCGGTAAACTGCAGCAGATAAATAAATCACCGAATAACGAATTTTGA